The DNA window ACCAAACTAGGTTTTTGAGGAAGATTGTCCCCGAAGCTTGGGCCTGTTAAATTTCTCCCTTCGACCTGGGATTCCAAAATTTCTTTCGGTAGGAATTTCATCTCTCTTTCAAATCTTCTACGATACCGTAAAGGAAATCGATTGCTTTTCTAGTCCTTAGACGAATTTCTTTCTACAATGGATTTGCATCTTGTAGACGTTATCATCTCTCTTCTGACCCTAACAGCAATGGAAATCGTTCTAGGGATCGATAATATTGTTTTTCTTTCCATAGTAGTAGGTAAACTTCCTAAAGAGCAACAGGCCAGCGGCCGTACTATCGGGCTTTTAGCAGCCTTAGGTTTTAGGATCGGATTATTATTCACTGTAAGTTGGCTTGCCAGTCTCACAAACGGACTTTTCCAAGTTGGAAATTTTACGGTAACTGGAAGAGATCTGATCATGCTCGGCGGAGGACTTTTCCTAATTGCAAAAAGTACAAGTGAGATCCATCATAAAATGGAAGAAGGTGAAACCGATCTAGACACAGGATCTGCTCCTTCTTTTTTAAATGTGATCGTACAAATTATCATTCTGGACATTATATTTTCCGTAGATTCCATCATCACTGCAGTGGGACTTTCCGGAAATCTGATGGTAATGGTATTCGCAGTAATCATCTCACTCGTGATCATGCTGATCTTCTCCGGAAAGGTAAGCGATTTTATCAACGAACATCCTACCATGAAAATTTTGGCTCTTTCCTTTTTGATCATGATAGGAGTGATGTTATTGGCAGACGGTTTACATTTCCATATTCCAAAGGGTTATATTTATTTCTCTATGGCGTTCTCACTTTTGGTGGAATTCATAAATATGCGGGTTCGTAAGGCAAATCAATCCCCTTAAGAACCCTGGAATTGATCCTAACTTTTCGATTCCAGATAGCCCAACTCAGATTATAAAGTGGAGAAGACCAGATATTCGGAAGAATATTTCCATTCACTGCAAGTTCTAAGACTTGGTTTCTCCATTTTTTGTAAAGTTTGCCCACTTCTTCCAAAGCTTCTTTAGTGATGGGATCCAAAGAGAAATTCCTGCTTAAGCCGAGTGTATATTCTACTTTTTGAATATACTTTTCCTGCTTCTCCTTTAGTTCTGCGCTAAAGACAGAAACCGCCTTATCATAATTTTTCAAACAAAGCCTGTACAAAATTTCGTGATTCCACCAAAGAGAAGAATCGGGGCTTGCTCCAGGTTGAACAATATCTCCTTCCAAAAATGTTTTTCCAGGAATAGAAAATGGTATAAAAACCGACAAAGAAGGAATCGAACAACCTGTCGCCCAAAACTGTGAGTAAGAAGGATTCGAATCTAGTTCTGCAACAAAAGAAGAAGTGGTTTGGTTGGGAGAAAAAGGACCCCCTGCATGAAGACAAACCGAACCCATGCCGGATTGACTAGGAGAATATCCTATACTTTTAGAAGGAAAACCTCCCTGGCTGATAGAAAGAGGAACACTTCCCTTTTCCTTACCTTCTAACCTTAGTATCTGCATTGCTTCAGCAATACCCAACTTAGAACCGAAAAATTTTCCGCCTCCTGCAACGATCTCTCTTCGAACTTTACATTTACTGAAACTAGTAAATAGAGAATCCGAGAATGCTTCTTTAAAGGAGAAGTTCTCTCCCTTCTTTAACCAACCTTTTGCTCTTGCAAAATCGATCGCGTGAGAATGAAGTCCATCATAATCGGATCCTAGAGTGAGACCATTCGAGATTGCATAAAAACCTTTGATCTTCTTCCAAGCCCAATACCTGTCTGCAGTTTCCAGAACATAAGCTTCTTTAGGATCAGCGATTATAAAACTATTATGATAGAAGAAGTTCCGATTTGAATAACCTCCGCATGCATCCTGGCCAAATCTTTCCAAATATTCTATGATCAGATCTCTTGCTTCCGCAGCAGTATCGGAACGTTCTAATCCGAGGCGTAATAGATCCATTCCGGTAAGACCATCATTCTTTTTCTCGATCTTAAGTTTTGTGAATACTGCCTCGTTCCCGATCACAACACCTTTTGAATTTGCTCCCATCTCCGCTCCCCACATATGAAGAGGACGAGAGATCAAAACTTCCCTTGATTTTTTAGAATTAGGAACATCGATGAAGGTAAGTCTTTGCTGACTTTCCTTGGATATTCTTTCAGGATATCGCACCAGACATTGAGGTTCATTCGGCTCTCTGTCTGAATTTTTTCCGAAGATCATTTTTCCGGAAGAAGTGGAATCCGGAGTTGCTACGAAAGTATCACACATGGGCAGTGATACTAACTCTTCTCAAAAGAAGAGCAAGATGTTTTTTAGTTTAGAGAACTTCCAAATATAGCATGGTCATATCATCTTTAGGCGGAGAAGAATGTAGTCCTAGAACGGCTTCTCCCAAAGAATCCAAAAATACCCTGCCGGAAAGAGATGTATAGTCTCGGACCAGATCTATGAATGCTTCGTTGCCGAAAAATTCTTTTTCTTCTACATAAAACTCGAACATTCCATCCGAGAATAATAAAACTCTATCTCCCGGTTCTAATATAATTTCATAATCTCGATTGAATAATTTAGGAAGTGCAAGTAGTACTGTTCCTTTTCCAGTTAATTCCTGTACAGAACCGTCCGCCTTTATGATAACCGCAGGATGATGTCCTGCATAAGAATAGGTCAGACTTTTTTTCTCCGAGTCCAATCTCATATAAACTGCAGTGATAAAAAATCCACCTATCATACTCATCAAAGATTCATGGATCAGGGTTAAACCTTTAGAAGGACTTTCCGCAACAGGAGCAATCGTCTTAAAAGCCATTACTGCCATCGCAGAAACCATTGCTGCGGAAACCCCATGACCTGCAGCGTCTGCAAAGAAGAAGTCAAGCTCCCCTTCCTTACCCAGATTCGTTTTGATCAGGTCCCCACCCACACTTTCTAAAGGTTTAAAATAAGAATAGATCCTAAAATTCCCAGCTTCCGGAAATTCAAGATCCACAAGACCTTTTTGAGTTTTCTGAGCGATAGCCAATTCTTCCTCTATATTGATCTGGAATTTTTCCATCTGCACATCCGCTTCCAATAAGGTTTCGAATGTTCTCATTCTAAAGCCGATCACAAGAACTGACAAAACCCCGGAAGAGATGAGACCAAAATAATACATCCCTACATCTATCTTAGGGTTTTTTACATGTATCCCGACAAAGAACGCAACCGCTATGAAAAGAAGAAGGATCGCAATCAACACCCTACGATTATTAATAGAAACTCCGGTACTGAATACAACGAGTATCAATCCGAATAAATAGCCCAAATATAAACCATTTACGTATAAAAGATAAAATGAATGGATACTCATCACTGCGAAATGAAAGAGCAAAACAGATTCAGAGTATTTTTTGAATTTTTCGAATTTAAAACTTAAGAATAAAGAGATACAGATGAGAGTCACATGAGAGATCCTCATCCATCTTGGATCAGAGAGGCCTTCCGAAGAAGGATCGCCTAACAATAAACCGAATCCCGCGAAAAAAAGAAAAAGGGACATCGCGAAACGAAATCGCGAAAGAGATTCCTCTGATAAAAATTCTTTTACGCTTGTGATTGCCGGCGTTTCATTTGTTTTGTTGGAAGAATTGTTCCTTGTAGACATCTGGGATCGCTACCGGCTTACCTGTAGAAAAATTAAACCATAACAGTTCCGCTTTTCCAGTCAACACGCATTCCCCTGCCTGATTCCACATGGAACAAACGATTGAAAAAGATCTGTTCTTAACGGATTCCAATTTTACGGAAATATCAATCGTTTCCGGAAAACGAACCTGCTTTCTATAATCCATTTCAATATGAGTAAGGACAGGTCCTCCTTCCATAGGTTTTTGAGGAGATTCCCAAAGGCCCATATCATCAAAATAAGAGGCCCTTGCAGTTTCGAAATATCTTGCATAGACCACATTATTTACATGACCAAAGGCATCCATATCTCCCCAAGCCACTTTTTGTTGAACACTGTACGGGTATCTTTCCGGTTTAGACATAGAGCTAGAAAAATCGATAGGAGAAATTCTGGAAAGGAAAGAATTTAAACGAAAAATTGATTTATGAAATGGTTTGTAATCAGGACTTTTTCAAAAACTGTTTATATTTTTGAAATGCTTCTTCGTATAGATCGGGTGTAGCAGATTCTTCTAAACTAGAAAGAAACACTTCAAACCCGGATAAAAGAGTCACCACTTCAATCTGATTCTTACCATCAGAAATAAAAAAAGCAGACTTTTCAAATCGAATGGACTCCACTTCTTTCCAAAGGATCCTTTTATGCTTTCGAAAAACTCCTTCAGACAAAAGTGCATTTTGTTCTAATACGATTCTATAATTCTTACAATAGAATATGAGTAAAATTCCAGCCAAAAACAGTAGAAAAGAAACCGAGCATACAATTGGGTCCGGAAAACTGAAGATCCCATTCTTCTGAAAAGTAAAATATGTATCTCCTAAAAGGACGATTGGAACTAAGGAGATTAAAAAGAAACCAGCCAATCTATAAAATATGGGCAGCCTCAAATAACGTTTTGTATTCTTTCGAAGCTGAAGCTTATCTGTATGTTTAATCAAATATTCGAACGTATATGTAAGGGAAAATGCGAACACGGACCCAAGTATCAAAACCAGGGCCGCTTCTTTTGTGAACCATTCTATATTTATAATATTCATGATCTAAGACGATTGCAATGGAAGGTTGCCTATAGTCGCTTACGCTCCTGAAGCCAGGCCAATTCCTTTGTTTTTTACATAATGCCAAGTGGAAGGCCTGACTATAGTCGCTTCGCTTCCTGCAGCCGGACAAATCTTTATTTAATCTACAAAAAACTTTTTGGAAGGTCCGCCTGTAAGCCGGATTTTGTACTCTTACGAGCGATGATCATTTATCTTGGTCTTTCAGTTACCGAAAAGACTCTTTGCTCTCTACCCACGGCCCTGCAGAACCAACGATGGCCGCCTATTCGAGATTGCACCCGGGAGGGTTTACATTGCCCGCTTTTTTACAAAAGCGGCGGTGGGCTCTTACCCCGCCATTTCACCCTTACTAGAAAACTAGCGGTATATTTTCTGCTGCACTTTCCATATCCGGTTTCTTACGATCCCGAACTCCGGGAATTACCCGGTCCCGCGGTTCTATGGTGTCCGGACTTTCCTCACAAACTCTCCGAATGAGGGAAAATCCACTCGATCAGAAAAGAAAGCGCGACCATCCGGCAGACCTTCCAAAGCGAGTTTAGAAAAAATCTAAAGAAATGCTATTCGTTTTTTAGGCTTGGGCGACTCCTTCGCTTCGCTCGGACCGGGCTCTACGCTCCAATCAGCGCCGCACCATTTCATGTCGCGTCGCCGGATTTCTGCTTTGATCCCTGTCGCGAGGTTTTTCACACAGAGACACGGAGCCACAAAGAAAGCTTACCATAATAATTCTCCGCGCCTTTGCGTCTCTGTGTGAAAATGCAGCTAATAATGTCGCTAAAATGTAAAGAAATACTCCCCTTATCTTGCAACATTTTCAAGGGTCCGATCTCTAATAAAACAATGTCATCCAAGAATATACAAAAACCTCATCCTGGAAGTTCTGAATTAGCGAGAAAAGCATTACGCTGGTTCGGAAGACTCTATGGATCCTTATTTTATAAAACAGAAGTTTATGGATTAGAGAATGTACCTCAAACTGGAAAGGTTCTGGTACTCTCCAAACACCAAAGGAATGATGATATTCCTCTGGGACTTTCCAAGGCATTATATCATAGAAGAATGGATATATGGGCGATTATGAAAGATTCCCTCGCTGCTCCTATATTCATGGACTATTTTCTAAAATGCGGAGGGATTCCTCTCAATAGAAAAGAACCAAGAAAAAGTAAGAACGATCTTCTATTTGCTAAAAAAGTACTCAACGAAGGCAATATGCTCGTGATCTTCCCGGAACAAACCACCATCCCTTATAAAATGGGAAAAGGCCGCCCGGGCGGATTCAGATTTATTGTAGGAAAACCAGAAGAACCACTAGCAGTTCTTTGCTTGGGATTAGAATATAAGCCCAGAGGATTCTTGCGTAGGACCAGCTTCATAGTCCGAGCTGGAAAACTCAGACACTTTGAGCCGGATATGGACCATGAAGATTTCCTTCACGATTGTATGCATGAGATCGCAAGCCTGACAAATCTCAAATACCCATTCGAACAGGGCAAAAAGACAAACGATCCAAATGGGGATTTAGAACTTCTCGAAACAATCTCTTAATACCTTCCTAATAGGGTGGAAGGAACTCCTAACACTTCTGCCCATTCCCCAAAAAGGCCATAATCGTTAAACTGAGGGCATGTTTCAAACAGCGTGCCAACTGGCCCCCAAACCTCCTTATATCGGAATTTCAGAGTCGAAATTTGAAAAAAATCTAGTTTTTCCCAGAAACTTGGCACGGCGCTTGCACTATATTAGACAAAGCCCCGGCTGGGAGATAAAAAGATGAACAAATTAATTAAAATTGCCTTAATTTTAAGCATCTCCACTGCAATTTATGCAGAACCTGAAACTAACGTGATCGAAAGTTCGCTCAAGAACTACACACCGGAATCAGATGTCCAGCTAGCAAATAAGCTTACTGCCCTGGGTAGCTTAAAACAAAAAACCAGGGACTATGAAGGTGCAATCGCTTTTTACGATCAGTCCTTGGCCGTGAGAACAAAAATCGGTGATAAAGAAAGTTCTGGATATGCCCTGGTGCTTTATCTGAAATCAATCTCCGAATTTCGTCTCGGTAAATCCTGCCAAGCTTTAGAGAACATTAAAGAAGTTATCCATGTATACCAAAAGATTGGTGACCTTGATTCCGCTCTTCACGCAGAGGAAGAAGGTCTTAAAAAATACCAGGAAGCATGTAGCCTGGCTTTTGCGAAACAGCCAAGCCTGACTCTAAACAAGGACTAAGAAACAGCCGGAAATCATCCCATCTCTAGTTCTAACTTCCCTGGTCCGCCCCTTTCGGGGCGGGCGCTTTTTTTGATTTGACTCTGATTTTTTCCATCCTAATCTTACAGGAATTCCTGGGTTGGGATGACTCCCTTTCTTTCCCGTCCAAAAATACGTTTCTTTAGTTTTTTCTGATCCGCATTCGTGCTATGATAAAACTTTGAGAAGCCATAAATAAAAATCCGCGGAGGCTTTACATGAAAATCGTTTTTAATTGGAAAAACTTAGATCATTCCGGAACGGCAGAAGATTATGCCGGAAAAAAATTAGAACGAGTCTCTAAATATATACAGAAGTTAGTTTCGATGGAAATTTCATTCGAACAGGTGCACGGGTTGATCAGCGCTAATTTAAATTTAGCCGCGGACGGAAGTAAATTTAACGCACAACACGAAGACAAAGATATTTATTCCTGCATAGACGGCTTAGAAGATAAGATCGTAAAACAAGTAAGTAAACATCACGATAAAAAAGCCGCTCATTGATGGACCAAGACAGGAAGTACGAAGAAGCGATAAAACATTTATCCGAAGGAGAGTTCGAACTCTCTCGAAACATATTCGACTCCCTATTGGAAGAAGATCCTGAAAACCCCGAGCTCGCCTCGGGGTTTTATATTTCTTCTTTCTGGGATCATAGAATAGATCGGATCCATCTCACAAAAGAAGGAAGAGAAAGAACAGGACTTCTATTAGAATTCCTGAAAGACTTCGATTCAGTTTATAAAAGTAAATCATTTCCAAAAGAACTCTCTTATCATTCAGCTATGAGTTCTATTCTGCAAGAAACCACCGACCAAGTTCGTATCGCTCTCCGAAAAGAAGGAATCCAATCACTTTCACCTGGGCTCATCGCAGAACTTGCGTATAGACTTTTACTTGCAGAAGACACGGATCTTGCATCCGAAGTGTTGAGAGATTCTTCCGGGTTGGAAAGATTTTCTCCCGAATTATTATTTTTCAGAGCGGAATGTACTTATTTAAGTGGGCAACAATCGCAGGGACTTTTGCTCTACAGAGAAGCTTTTCTAAAAGAGCCGAGCGCTATTCGACTGGAATCTGTTCGTTCAGAACCTATCTTCTCCGCTATCCAAATCCTAAGAGAAGAATTTAAAGAAGAAGGTGAACTGAAAGAAGCATTGCCTGTTCTTCTTCTTGAAAGAGGGGTATTCAAAGAGATCCGCAAAATGAGCGATAAGGAACTGGAAGCATATCGTTCCGAATTGTTCAGGCTTAGAGATTCTTTGGGACTTCGTAAGGGAGGAACTGAATTTAAGGTAAAATGTAGAATGATCCAACTCTGTTGTGCATTACTCGATTCCAGAACTTCGATCCTTTATGGAGAAGTGGCTCAAGAAGCAAAACGTATCCTGGATTCTTTAGATCCAGGATTGTATCATAAAAGGTTAAAAGTTACTTAGAAGTAGATTCCAGAACGTGGCGGATTTCCTGAGCCGTTCTATAATCCCCTTTTTCTATAAAGTATTGCTCCAAAGAACCTAAGGTCTTAGAAGCTTGGGGATTTTTGGAAATCTCAAGTAGATGACGTGAATTCAAATCCACATCTACTCTTGCTGAAGAAGGAAGATCCACGAATTCGCGGTCTTCGCCTACTGTGAGAGTTCCGGATCTTTCTGCCAAACTTGTTTCGTTGGAAGAAGAAAAACGACCTACTGTAACTGCGAGAACTAAGATTGCGAGAGCTGCGCTGAGGGAGTATTGGAAGGAACGGTTCCAGACAAAACTGCGGGAGAACTTGGACCAAGAGGTTTCTTCGTCGAAGCGGACATCTTTGAGTAGATTCTCTAATCTCAGATTGAAGTCCTTGGAGAGGTTGATATCCTTCATTTGTTCCGTTCGCAGTTCAGAGACTGCTCGAACAAGAGAGTTTTCCAATTTGACATGATCCGGATCTTCTTTCTGAAAAATAGAAGAGAATCCGAACTTTGTTCCCTGTTGTTTACTTGTTTGTTTTTCCATACCTTACTACCTAAAAAAGCCTTCGCTCTTCCCATCTTTCATAATCAGATGTTTCAAAAATTCCTTTGCCTTAAAGAGCCGGCTTTTGACTGTTCCGATATTCGTTCCGAGAATCTCAGCTATTTGTGAATAGGACATTTCCTCGAAATACCGGAGCTCGATGACTTCTTTGTATATATCCTCGAGTTCGTTGATTTTGTTGATTAGATAGTTACTCTCGTCGGAAAGTTCTACTTTTTTTTCAAAGCTAATACGATCGTCGGTAACCTGGAACTCGGAATCGTCCATGGAATTCTCCCTGGCCCTCTTTCTTTTAGCCAGGAGGTCCTTGGATTTATTTACCACGATCCGGTACAGCCAGGTATATACCCCTGATTCTGCCCTAAAATTGCGTATGGAGCGATATCCTGAGATGAGTGCGTCTTGGACGATATCTTCTGCATCATCCCCATCTTTTACCATGGAGACAGCCTTTCTGTACAATCTTTCCCTATAAGGGCCGGTAAGCTCTATGTATGCCTTGTCATCCCCTTCTTTGATCCGTTTTAGAAGTTGGATTTCTTTTTCTCTTACGGTTTGTTTGCGTTGAGGATTGTCGGTTTCGATCATTAGAAGCCTTTACGACATAGGTAGGCTCTTCCCTGGCCTTTGCAATAAAAATATGACGTAAGGAATTGAGCGCTTACGTATGCGATTTTAGGATTTTAACCTTCTAAGAAAAGATTGATGAGTATTAAAGACTCTGTCAGTTCTAGAGGATCTCTAAAACGTATCCCGTATAAAAACTTTTGTTTGGAGTCCACCTGCTTCGGGATTTTCCAAACTACGTCGCCTAAAAATTCCAAACGTTTGCCGGATCTTCTTTCTATAACTGAACCTTCGATAGGAATGGAGCCCGGAAGATCTTCCCCACTCATTAAAATACAAATGCCCGATTCGGAAATATTACCTAACTTTCCTTCTAATGTGATAAGTCCGGAATCCACCTGCACGATATACTCGTCGAAATCTCTGGGATAAAATCTGGGACTCCTAGGTTTTTGGTCGGGCTCGCTCATCGATAAGGGTTCAAATTAGAAACGAATTCGACAAGTGTCCAGCGTTTTACTTTTTTCAGAAGTCGAAGTAGATAAAAGGGATCTCTCCATCCGGACTTAAGATCGCAAAACAAAATGCAATCAATGGATAAAGAGAAAATTCCAACCAGACTGGGATCTTGAACTCTTTTCCTTTTTCATAAATTAACCAGCCAATATAATGTCCAATGATCACACAGAGTATTGCAGGTACACCTTGCTTTAACATATAAGGTCTAAGTTCTCCGCTTTGATACACATACATTCCGTGTATCATTTTCAGAGCGGATTCTATATTTGCAGATCTGAATATGACTCCGAAGGTGACCGCCACAGCGCTCGCATATAAAACTCTAATAGGGGTTAGTGCCTTATCCCAAGAATCTGAAATTGTAAGGTTTGGGAACCATTTCGCTTTCCATTCTTTTAATACAGATTCTATTAATAGAAATCCGCCTTGGATGGAACCCCAGATAAGGAAGGTCCAATTGGCTCCATGCCAAATTCCTCCCACAAACATCGTGAACCAGACATTGAATCTATGACGGAATAGTCCTACACGATTTCCACCCAAGGAAATATACACATAGTCCCTGAGCCAAGTGGAAAGAGTGATATGCCATCTTCTCCAATGTTCAGTAACCGATTGAGAAATATAAGGCATTCTAAAGTTTTCAGGCAGCTCGTAACCGAGAAGAAGAGCAGCAGAATATGCCATATCAGTATAACCGCTGAAATCACAATATACCTGTACCCAGAAAAGGAATGCACCTAACCAAAGTGCTTCCGTAGAATATACATCCGGATTTTTAAAGATCAGGTCGGCGATGGGAGAAATATTATCCGATAATACAACCTTCTTAAAATAACCCATTAAAAAATAGCGGATCGCTTTTCTGAAAGGGATATCTTCTATCTTCTTTTCTGTTTGTAATTGAGGTAAAAAACTTTTGGCAGTAACGATCGGTCCTGCTACCAATTGAGGGAAGAAGGAAACGAATAGTGCAAATCTAATGAAGTTTTTTTCGGAAGGAATTGCGCCTCTATATACATCTATCGTATAACTCAAACTCTGGAATGTATAAAAGGAGATCCCTACAGGAAGAACTATTTTAAGAATAGGGAATAAACTTTGGAAACCTAAAGTATGCAGGAACACATTTAGGTTCTCACTTAAGAATCCGTAATATTTAAAAAAACCTAAAATGAATACAAGGTTCAGCACTAAACTGATTACGATCAACCTTTTGCGTAAAACTTGATCCTTGGACTCGAAGATCAGATCCGCTAAAAAGAAATCGATTACGGTGGATAATAGGATCAATCCTCCGAATTTCCAGTTCCAGCTCATATAAAAGATATAACTCATGATGAGCAGGAATATATGAATGAGTGATTTACGTAGTTTCGGCTCCGGAATAAGCGCCGGTAAAATATACCAATGGGTTACGAATACGAAGGAGAAAAAAAGAAAAAATTCAAGTGTGGGAAAGATCACGTAGGTTCCCTGTCAGAGGGCAATCGCCCCTAAGAACGGCTTTATAATTTAATCCGTCTTTCGGTCCAGAAATATCGAGACTGGAACTAGGTCAAGGGATTCTCTTTCCTTTATTTGATCGGTTTAGGACAGGAATTTTTCAGTCAAGATTTTGCCTCACAAAAAGGAAGGAAGAATGTAAATCTCTTGCAAGATTTTTTCCATACTTTAATCGTAGTTTCGCATTCCATTCATATAAAGGAGTTCCGTTTTCAATGGTGAAAAACGTTTTAAAAAAAATCATCCTGACCTTGGTACTGGTAGGAGTTAGCTTCGGTTCCTTGGCGAACTGTTTCGGAAAATTCGCGCTTGTTAGAGTTTTCTACAATGCTAACGACGGGATCAATGTAGGCGGTGGCCTTCTTGCAAAAATCGTAAAAACGGTTCTATTCTATATTCCTTTCGGATTTTTAATGGCAATCGGTGGATTTATCGACTTTATTCTTTTCAACTTGATCGAATTCTGGTCTGGAAGCAATCCAGTAGGACTAAACGAGTATGACAAAGAAGGAAGATACGCGAAATCTTTCGAGCAAGACGGAGAAAAACTGACTTTGGTTTATACCGAATTCGGTTCCAGATTGGATCTGACTGCTGTTTCTAAAGAAGGAAAATCAGAAACTCTGACTGCATTCCGCTCTCAGCCTGGAAAATTTTTCGTAGAAAGAGAAGGACAACTTTCCGAGATCGAAGTTACTTCTCAATCAGTAGGATCCCAAGTGATCTTAAAACTGACTGAACAAGGTAAATTAAAATCTTCTAAAGTAGTTGAAGCTCAAAATTTACAAGACCTTCAATTGAGAGCTTCCGAGTCTCTCTAATCTCTAAAGAATGGTCCGTCCTCTCGGGCGGATCATTTTCCTATATATCTACTCTCTATCTTTAAAACGGAATTTTTTCCAAGCCCACGTTTTGCAAACCATCTAGGATTTGCTTCCACTGCATACATTACCTTTTGGGTAGAATGATACAGGACCTGAGTTTGGTTCGGAGCCATTTCGTAAACGTCTACTAACTTCTTATCTTTCGAAAAATAACCGATGCTCAAAGGAATTAAAGTATTCTTCATCCAAAAGGATAAATGATCCTCGCTAGGAAAAATGAAGATCATTCCTTCATTCTCTCCTAATTTTTTACGGAACATCAAACCTCTTTGTCTGGACTCGTCGGTGTTTGCCACTTCTACAAGGAGTGCGTGTTCTCCTATATAGATGGTGGTTTTTTCTAAGTATAGGGGAGAATTGTACTCTCCCCAACCTGCCATAGGAAGACAGATTAAAAACGATAGAAGTAAGAATCTGAAAGTTTTCATGAATCCTTAGAAATTAGGAGGACGTTTTTCTAAGAATGCTCCCATTCCTTCTTTGGATTCTTTTCCAGAGAATAGATTAGAAAATTCCTTTTTCTCCAATTCCAACCCTTTAGAGAGATGAGTATCCAGACCGTTCTGAATGACAGATTTTGCGACTGCGACTGCGATCGGTCCTTTTTTCAGAATGGATTCTGCAGTAGCTTTTGCAGTGGCGATCAGATCTTCACCATCTTTAGTAAGTTTATTTAATATACCAATCCGATAGGCTTCTTCTGCACCGATCATATCTCCTGTGAAGATAAGTTCTGCTGCCCTTCCGTAACCGATTAGTCTCGCAAGTCTTTGAGTTCCACCAAATCCGGGGATCAATCCAAGTGAAACTTCAGGAAGCCCTAATTTTGCTTTTTCGGAACCTATACGGATATCACAAGCAAGTGCAAGTTCAAGTCCTCCACCCAATGCAAAACCGTTCACTGCAGCAATAGAAACTAACCTACTCTTTTGGATGCGATCAAATGTGCTTTGTCCTAAAGCTGCAAACTTTTCAGCTCCGCTCACATTCAATTCTTTCATTTTAGCGATATCCGCTCCGGCCACGAATGCTTTTCCTTGTCCGGTAATGATCACTACGCGGATAGATTCATCTTTTTCTAAATTACTAATCT is part of the Leptospira andrefontaineae genome and encodes:
- a CDS encoding RNA polymerase sigma factor, which gives rise to MIETDNPQRKQTVREKEIQLLKRIKEGDDKAYIELTGPYRERLYRKAVSMVKDGDDAEDIVQDALISGYRSIRNFRAESGVYTWLYRIVVNKSKDLLAKRKRARENSMDDSEFQVTDDRISFEKKVELSDESNYLINKINELEDIYKEVIELRYFEEMSYSQIAEILGTNIGTVKSRLFKAKEFLKHLIMKDGKSEGFFR
- a CDS encoding PilZ domain-containing protein produces the protein MSEPDQKPRSPRFYPRDFDEYIVQVDSGLITLEGKLGNISESGICILMSGEDLPGSIPIEGSVIERRSGKRLEFLGDVVWKIPKQVDSKQKFLYGIRFRDPLELTESLILINLFLEG
- a CDS encoding MBOAT family O-acyltransferase, encoding MIFPTLEFFLFFSFVFVTHWYILPALIPEPKLRKSLIHIFLLIMSYIFYMSWNWKFGGLILLSTVIDFFLADLIFESKDQVLRKRLIVISLVLNLVFILGFFKYYGFLSENLNVFLHTLGFQSLFPILKIVLPVGISFYTFQSLSYTIDVYRGAIPSEKNFIRFALFVSFFPQLVAGPIVTAKSFLPQLQTEKKIEDIPFRKAIRYFLMGYFKKVVLSDNISPIADLIFKNPDVYSTEALWLGAFLFWVQVYCDFSGYTDMAYSAALLLGYELPENFRMPYISQSVTEHWRRWHITLSTWLRDYVYISLGGNRVGLFRHRFNVWFTMFVGGIWHGANWTFLIWGSIQGGFLLIESVLKEWKAKWFPNLTISDSWDKALTPIRVLYASAVAVTFGVIFRSANIESALKMIHGMYVYQSGELRPYMLKQGVPAILCVIIGHYIGWLIYEKGKEFKIPVWLEFSLYPLIAFCFAILSPDGEIPFIYFDF
- a CDS encoding DUF3332 family protein; protein product: MVKNVLKKIILTLVLVGVSFGSLANCFGKFALVRVFYNANDGINVGGGLLAKIVKTVLFYIPFGFLMAIGGFIDFILFNLIEFWSGSNPVGLNEYDKEGRYAKSFEQDGEKLTLVYTEFGSRLDLTAVSKEGKSETLTAFRSQPGKFFVEREGQLSEIEVTSQSVGSQVILKLTEQGKLKSSKVVEAQNLQDLQLRASESL
- a CDS encoding DUF192 domain-containing protein → MAGWGEYNSPLYLEKTTIYIGEHALLVEVANTDESRQRGLMFRKKLGENEGMIFIFPSEDHLSFWMKNTLIPLSIGYFSKDKKLVDVYEMAPNQTQVLYHSTQKVMYAVEANPRWFAKRGLGKNSVLKIESRYIGK
- a CDS encoding enoyl-CoA hydratase-related protein, which produces MSESLIHLQKEGKLAILEINRPSALNALNEELLNELTSEISNLEKDESIRVVIITGQGKAFVAGADIAKMKELNVSGAEKFAALGQSTFDRIQKSRLVSIAAVNGFALGGGLELALACDIRIGSEKAKLGLPEVSLGLIPGFGGTQRLARLIGYGRAAELIFTGDMIGAEEAYRIGILNKLTKDGEDLIATAKATAESILKKGPIAVAVAKSVIQNGLDTHLSKGLELEKKEFSNLFSGKESKEGMGAFLEKRPPNF